In one window of Anopheles arabiensis isolate DONGOLA chromosome X unlocalized genomic scaffold, AaraD3 X_pericentromeric_contig0035, whole genome shotgun sequence DNA:
- the LOC120908187 gene encoding casein kinase I-like, with protein MVVNLSTYRIEGEFDAGGCGTVLVGSHARSKQPVVMKMASKEVDRLLLATERRIYARLPKARGWPRLIDAGTYRKRDVLVLERLGPSLQDLLNLCGGRFGLKTVSQLALQLLDRLETFHELGYVHRDLKPDNVLLGRGTTTRRCT; from the coding sequence ATGGTGGTGAATCTCTCCACCTATCGGATTGAAGGCGAATTCGATGCTGGTGGCTGCGGCACGGTGTTGGTGGGCAGCCATGCCCGCTCCAAGCAGCCggtggtgatgaaaatggccAGCAAAGAGGTGGACCGGCTTCTGCTCGCCACGGAGCGCCGGATCTATGCGCGGCTGCCGAAGGCTCGTGGATGGCCCAGACTCATCGACGCCGGTACGTATCGCAAACGCGACGTGCTGGTTTTGGAGCGCCTGGGGCCATCACTGCAGGACTTACTGAACTTGTGCGGAGGACGCTTCGGTCTGAAGACGGTTTCGCAGCTAGCGCTGCAACTGCTCGACAGGCTGGAAACATTCCACGAGCTGGGGTACGTTCACCGCGACCTGAAGCCGGACAATGTCCTGCTGGGTCGCGGAACGACCACAAGACGCTGCACTTGA